Proteins from a single region of Bombus vancouverensis nearcticus chromosome 5, iyBomVanc1_principal, whole genome shotgun sequence:
- the wde gene encoding fibronectin-III type domain-containing protein windei isoform X3 — protein sequence MMEALRSDILHTPDSIHSLSCINTHNIDELSKEKEEELLYSTGDDGDEEDALSDDSMRLRLSDDEIETEDILTPVLDNQENTSKTNEIEMTSTRTEDMEISSIPKKDIINTEANIKKKEHSSDNDSDEKILIDYEKIVKKGESELMRKPRTANVSRLWQSYGSQYKYPRTPNGRSFHWVNQRFRHLTPRGRYRLQYNCNTRFYNGFGPFERGRGNGIFHSHSTIYGGRRQKKGFSSNTMHKQNSSTESDVSPISPSNKNISLEAKVNNDIETIKLDNDATIDGDSILCSKSVVNNDKNDHSNESLSEKVENTPIKNIRKENSVNTDSVNNSLELEHDLEENTKIKVSNDPECKNTTIHTLNDNSSENPLNSETDSQNDNNSKQKDEISKNDMNNANIDFSDFRNSNNFKVKALNIDIKCKSGKDETIKYTEGKSNQEQYKSINNEEQDKITKITDIKCKSDKDEAIKYTAGKSNQEQYKSINNEEQNKITKITDTNESTEIKEVYKLEEQDLNRNKKLTELSQEIELSGNNCKTTVLNSLEEKEIVNNDIILNGKVTNYKTDEILRDKKKKISSEDMKSNEDCENSEFKSTTVLNNVTSNKNGNVPEKTVIKSVKCDNQLKSSDNSTNSIEISKSNASENQLTRPIIDLWEQNEDVTKKGIKTTEKENSIISSASKKNLSEYIELMSDKNSLPSVELEPSVITENDSLDFATNTKNNSDDSDKRTVEVPVTTQRRKRRSKRENVVVEQMNCTEEKQAVRENGRRKRRTAKNAEEIIRTKFLHSDVESSDDSEKFVAINFKMNQDARPSSPPSLKRTCSDTDTPVMNGGVKKIKANFEERCNELKTQENNSDNIKNLNYIHKFFQRDLNEKLPKLKQEELEELLIQKIVETITMRDEIGKLREQARISEKNQEVTRAKCQQLAKQIKDFEMVLNRNAADRRASNDKFSPPIKINRSVGLQVNFVTDHVMQNLRQLQQNSNMKSLHVSSSNNASNTSVNETNNATSPRRGIKTRSPRKTEPITGQTSVVAQSHTQSPNIMTTITPAALVVAKPLDSQHTLTLSNQSNVQQIISNQQIQPQQSQQAIIVNGKFPNQINRQESTTTNVAKSRANDLIDLTDEEEKSKATTGVPVVTTTVNDQQVNLTQKTQQPCFQRVIQTIPGNVAITSQPPSIRVVQPASQPTPTALVIRPVTSCRASFPTLTYKTGISTIANGTVRFLTTPATSNVQLNKHPAPLPDTRNYAVNPLWKLSPPAPSLKISKVAHGIVLSWNMNLSDKYADIVSYQLYAYQEIAGVPPNTSLWKKVGDVRALPLPMACTLTQFSEGNNYHFAVRAVDIHSRKGQYSIPGNISL from the exons atGATGGAAGCTTTAAGAAGTGATATATTACATACTCCTGACTCTATACATTCTTTGTCTTGTATTAACACACATAATATTGATGAACtatcaaaagaaaaagaagaggagtTGTTATATAGTACAGGTGATGATGGTGATGAAGAAGATGCTCTCTCAGATGATAGTATGCGTTTAAGACTCTCTGATGATGAAATTGAGACAGAAGATATTTTAACACCTGTTTTAGATAATCAAGAAAACACATCAAAAACTAATGAAATTG AAATGACATCTACAAGAACTGAAGATATGGAAATTTCTTCTATTCcaaaaaaagatataattaataCAGAAGCAAATATAAAGAAGAAGGAACACAGTTCAGATAACGATTCAGATGAAAAAATACTAATTGATTATGAAAAAATTGTTAAGAAAGGTGAAAGTGAACTGATGAGAAAACCACGAACAGCTAATGTTTCTCGTCTATGGCAAAGTTATGGATCACAATATAAGTATCCTAGAACTCCCAATGGTCGTTCTTTTCATTGGGTTAATCAAAGATTTCGTCATTTAACACCTAGAGGACGTTATAGACTTCAATATAACTGTAATACAAGATTTTATAATGGATTTGGTCCTTTCGAACGAGGAAGAGGCAATGGAATATTTCATTCACATAGTACGATTTATGGTGGTAGACGTCAAAAGAAAGGCTTTAGTTCTAATACAATGCACAAGCAAAATAGTTCAACAGAATCTGATGTAAGTCCTATATCTCCATCAAATAAAAACATATCTTTAGAAGCTAAAGTTAATAATGATATTGAAACTATAAAACTTGATAATGACGCAACAATAGATGGAGATAGTATATTATGTAGCAAATCTGTAGTTAATAACGATAAGAATGACCATTCAAATGAATCATTGAGTGAAAAAGTTGAAAATACTcctattaaaaatattagaaaagaaaattctGTTAACACTGATTCTGTCAATAATTCATTAGAACTAGAACATGACTTGgaagaaaatacaaaaataaaagtatCTAATGATCCTGAATGTAAAAATACTACGATCCATACTTTGAATGACAATTCTAGTGAAAATCCTCTAAATTCTGAAACTGATTCTCAGAATGATAATAATAGTAAGCAAAAAGACGAAATAAGTAAAAACGATATGAATAATGCAAATATTGATTTTAGTGATTTTCGTAATTCTAACAATTTCAAAGTGAAAGCATTGAATATAGACATAAAATGTAAATCTGGTAAAGATGAAACTATTAAATATACTGAAGGAAAAAGTAATCAAGAACAATACAAAAGTATAAATAATGAGGAACAagataaaataactaaaataactgatataaaatgtaaatctGATAAAGATGAAGCTATAAAATATACTGCAGGAAAAAGTAATCAAGAacaatataaaagtataaataatgaagaacaaaataaaataactaaaataacTGATACAAATGAAAGTACAGAAATTAAAGAAGTCTATAAATTAGAAGAACAAGATCttaatagaaataagaaattaacagAACTCAGTCAAGAGATAGAACTATCTGGAAATAATTGTAAAACTACTGTTTTAAATTCCTtagaagaaaaggaaatagtAAATAATGATATAATACTAAATGGAAAAGTAACAAATTATAAAACAGATGAAATTCTTAgggataaaaaaaagaaaatttcttctgaagatatgaaatcaaatgaagATTGTGAAAACAGTGAGTTTAAATCAACGACTGTATTAAATAATGTAACTAGCAACAAAAATGGTAATGTGCCAGAAAAAACGGTTATTAAGAGTGTAAAATGtgataatcaattaaaaagtaGTGATAATAGTACAAATTCTATCGAAATTAGTAAATCCAATGCTTCTGAAAATCAATTAACTCGTCCTATAATTGATCTTTGGGAACAAAATGAGGACGTTACTAAAAAAGGTATAAAAACTACAGAAAAGGAAAACTCAATAATAAGTTCTGCAAGTAAAAAAAATTTAAGTGAATACATTGAATTGATGTCGGATAAAAATAGTTTACCTAGTGTAGAACTAGAACCTAGTGTAATCACAGAAAATGATTCATTAGATTTTGCTACTAATACAAAAAATAATAGTGATGATAGTGATAAAAGAACTGTTGAAGTTCCTGTGACTACTCAAAGAAGGAAAAGACGATCAAAAAGAGAGAATGTTGTAGTAGAGCAAATGAATTGCACAGAAGAAAAACAAG cAGTGAGGGAAAATGGAAGACGGAAGAGACGAACAGCTAAAAATGCAGAAGAGATTATAAGAACAAAATTCCTTCATAGTGATGTAGAATCTAGTGATGATTCAGAAAAGTTTGTAGctataaattttaaaatgaatCAAGATGCACGTCCTTCATCGCCACCTTCATTAAAAAGGACCTGTTCTGATACTGATACTCCTGTTATGAATGGTGGTGTTAAGAAAATTAAAGCAAATTTTGAAGAACGATGTAATGAATTAAAAACACAAGAAAATAATTCTGACAACATTAAAAACCTTAACTATATTCATAAATTTTTCCAAAGAGACTTGAATGAAAAACTGCCAAAATTAAAACAGGAA GAATTAGAAGAACTTTTGATACAAAAAATTGTTGAAACGATTACTATGCGCGACGAAATTGGTAAACTAAGAGAACAAGCACGTATATCAGAAAAAAATCAAGAAGTAACGCGTGCAAAATGTCAACAATTAGCTAAACAAATTAAAGATTTTGAAATGGTATTAAACCGTAATGCGGCAGATCGGCGCGCGAGTAACGATAAATTCAGTCCACCAATTAAGATCAATAGATCTGTTGGATTACAAGTTAATTTTGTAACG gaTCATGTAATGCAAAATTTAAGGCAATTACAACAGAATTCTAATATGAAGTCTCTACATGTTTCAAGTAGTAATAATGCATCAAATACTTCTGTTAATGAAACAAATAATGCAACCAGTCCAAGGAGAGGAATTAAAACAAGATCACCCAGGAAAACTGAGCCAATAACTGGACAAACTTCTGTGGTGGCACAAAGTCATACTCAATCTCCAAACATTATGACTACTATCACTCCTGCAGCTTTGGTTGTTGCTAAACCCCTAGATTCACAGCACACTCTGACATTATCGAATCAGTCTAATGTTCAACAAATTATATCAAAT CAACAGATACAACCACAACAATCACagcaagctataattgtaaatGGAAAATTTCCGAATCAGATAAATCGTCAAGAATCCACTACAACAAACGTCGCAAAATCTCGTGCAAACGATCTTATTGATCTTACGGATGAAGAAGAGAAAAGTAAAg CTACTACTGGTGTACCAGTTGTAACAACTACAGTAAATGATCAACAAGTAAACTTAACACAAAAAACACAACAACCTTGCTTCCAAAGAGTAATTCAGACTATTCCTGGGAATGTAGCCATAACAAGTCAACCGCCTAGTATAAGAGTAGTACAACCTGCTAGTCAGCCAACACCTACTGCTTTAGTG ATACGGCCTGTGACTTCGTGTAGAGCTTCATTTCCAACTTTAACGTATAAAACGG GAATATCAACTATTGCAAATGGAACGGTTCGATTTTTGACGACTCCAGCTACTTCTAATGTACAGTTAAATAAG CATCCAGCACCCTTACCAGATACGCGTAATTATGCTGTAAATCCTCTTTGGAAACTTTCACCACCAGCTCCAtcattaaaaatttctaaaGTTGCACATG gAATAGTATTATCTTGGAATATGAATTTGTCGGACAAGTATGCAGATATTGTTAGTTACCAGTTGTATGCCTACCAGGAAATTGCTGGTGTTCCTCCTAACACGTCATTGTGGAAGAAAGTAGGTGATGTTCGAGCTTTACCACTACCTATGGCGTGCACACTTACGCAA TTTTCTGAAGGAAATAATTATCACTTCGCAGTTCGAGCAGTTGATATACATTCCCGAAAAGGACAGTATAGTATACCTGGAAACATTTCTTTATAA
- the wde gene encoding fibronectin-III type domain-containing protein windei isoform X1 produces the protein MMEALRSDILHTPDSIHSLSCINTHNIDELSKEKEEELLYSTGDDGDEEDALSDDSMRLRLSDDEIETEDILTPVLDNQENTSKTNEIEMTSTRTEDMEISSIPKKDIINTEANIKKKEHSSDNDSDEKILIDYEKIVKKGESELMRKPRTANVSRLWQSYGSQYKYPRTPNGRSFHWVNQRFRHLTPRGRYRLQYNCNTRFYNGFGPFERGRGNGIFHSHSTIYGGRRQKKGFSSNTMHKQNSSTESDVSPISPSNKNISLEAKVNNDIETIKLDNDATIDGDSILCSKSVVNNDKNDHSNESLSEKVENTPIKNIRKENSVNTDSVNNSLELEHDLEENTKIKVSNDPECKNTTIHTLNDNSSENPLNSETDSQNDNNSKQKDEISKNDMNNANIDFSDFRNSNNFKVKALNIDIKCKSGKDETIKYTEGKSNQEQYKSINNEEQDKITKITDIKCKSDKDEAIKYTAGKSNQEQYKSINNEEQNKITKITDTNESTEIKEVYKLEEQDLNRNKKLTELSQEIELSGNNCKTTVLNSLEEKEIVNNDIILNGKVTNYKTDEILRDKKKKISSEDMKSNEDCENSEFKSTTVLNNVTSNKNGNVPEKTVIKSVKCDNQLKSSDNSTNSIEISKSNASENQLTRPIIDLWEQNEDVTKKGIKTTEKENSIISSASKKNLSEYIELMSDKNSLPSVELEPSVITENDSLDFATNTKNNSDDSDKRTVEVPVTTQRRKRRSKRENVVVEQMNCTEEKQAVRENGRRKRRTAKNAEEIIRTKFLHSDVESSDDSEKFVAINFKMNQDARPSSPPSLKRTCSDTDTPVMNGGVKKIKANFEERCNELKTQENNSDNIKNLNYIHKFFQRDLNEKLPKLKQEELEELLIQKIVETITMRDEIGKLREQARISEKNQEVTRAKCQQLAKQIKDFEMVLNRNAADRRASNDKFSPPIKINRSVGLQVNFVTDHVMQNLRQLQQNSNMKSLHVSSSNNASNTSVNETNNATSPRRGIKTRSPRKTEPITGQTSVVAQSHTQSPNIMTTITPAALVVAKPLDSQHTLTLSNQSNVQQIISNQQIQPQQSQQAIIVNGKFPNQINRQESTTTNVAKSRANDLIDLTDEEEKSKATTGVPVVTTTVNDQQVNLTQKTQQPCFQRVIQTIPGNVAITSQPPSIRVVQPASQPTPTALVNNMNAPRLAYVMPTRQLLITPNSSPIRPVTSCRASFPTLTYKTGISTIANGTVRFLTTPATSNVQLNKHPAPLPDTRNYAVNPLWKLSPPAPSLKISKVAHGIVLSWNMNLSDKYADIVSYQLYAYQEIAGVPPNTSLWKKVGDVRALPLPMACTLTQFSEGNNYHFAVRAVDIHSRKGQYSIPGNISL, from the exons atGATGGAAGCTTTAAGAAGTGATATATTACATACTCCTGACTCTATACATTCTTTGTCTTGTATTAACACACATAATATTGATGAACtatcaaaagaaaaagaagaggagtTGTTATATAGTACAGGTGATGATGGTGATGAAGAAGATGCTCTCTCAGATGATAGTATGCGTTTAAGACTCTCTGATGATGAAATTGAGACAGAAGATATTTTAACACCTGTTTTAGATAATCAAGAAAACACATCAAAAACTAATGAAATTG AAATGACATCTACAAGAACTGAAGATATGGAAATTTCTTCTATTCcaaaaaaagatataattaataCAGAAGCAAATATAAAGAAGAAGGAACACAGTTCAGATAACGATTCAGATGAAAAAATACTAATTGATTATGAAAAAATTGTTAAGAAAGGTGAAAGTGAACTGATGAGAAAACCACGAACAGCTAATGTTTCTCGTCTATGGCAAAGTTATGGATCACAATATAAGTATCCTAGAACTCCCAATGGTCGTTCTTTTCATTGGGTTAATCAAAGATTTCGTCATTTAACACCTAGAGGACGTTATAGACTTCAATATAACTGTAATACAAGATTTTATAATGGATTTGGTCCTTTCGAACGAGGAAGAGGCAATGGAATATTTCATTCACATAGTACGATTTATGGTGGTAGACGTCAAAAGAAAGGCTTTAGTTCTAATACAATGCACAAGCAAAATAGTTCAACAGAATCTGATGTAAGTCCTATATCTCCATCAAATAAAAACATATCTTTAGAAGCTAAAGTTAATAATGATATTGAAACTATAAAACTTGATAATGACGCAACAATAGATGGAGATAGTATATTATGTAGCAAATCTGTAGTTAATAACGATAAGAATGACCATTCAAATGAATCATTGAGTGAAAAAGTTGAAAATACTcctattaaaaatattagaaaagaaaattctGTTAACACTGATTCTGTCAATAATTCATTAGAACTAGAACATGACTTGgaagaaaatacaaaaataaaagtatCTAATGATCCTGAATGTAAAAATACTACGATCCATACTTTGAATGACAATTCTAGTGAAAATCCTCTAAATTCTGAAACTGATTCTCAGAATGATAATAATAGTAAGCAAAAAGACGAAATAAGTAAAAACGATATGAATAATGCAAATATTGATTTTAGTGATTTTCGTAATTCTAACAATTTCAAAGTGAAAGCATTGAATATAGACATAAAATGTAAATCTGGTAAAGATGAAACTATTAAATATACTGAAGGAAAAAGTAATCAAGAACAATACAAAAGTATAAATAATGAGGAACAagataaaataactaaaataactgatataaaatgtaaatctGATAAAGATGAAGCTATAAAATATACTGCAGGAAAAAGTAATCAAGAacaatataaaagtataaataatgaagaacaaaataaaataactaaaataacTGATACAAATGAAAGTACAGAAATTAAAGAAGTCTATAAATTAGAAGAACAAGATCttaatagaaataagaaattaacagAACTCAGTCAAGAGATAGAACTATCTGGAAATAATTGTAAAACTACTGTTTTAAATTCCTtagaagaaaaggaaatagtAAATAATGATATAATACTAAATGGAAAAGTAACAAATTATAAAACAGATGAAATTCTTAgggataaaaaaaagaaaatttcttctgaagatatgaaatcaaatgaagATTGTGAAAACAGTGAGTTTAAATCAACGACTGTATTAAATAATGTAACTAGCAACAAAAATGGTAATGTGCCAGAAAAAACGGTTATTAAGAGTGTAAAATGtgataatcaattaaaaagtaGTGATAATAGTACAAATTCTATCGAAATTAGTAAATCCAATGCTTCTGAAAATCAATTAACTCGTCCTATAATTGATCTTTGGGAACAAAATGAGGACGTTACTAAAAAAGGTATAAAAACTACAGAAAAGGAAAACTCAATAATAAGTTCTGCAAGTAAAAAAAATTTAAGTGAATACATTGAATTGATGTCGGATAAAAATAGTTTACCTAGTGTAGAACTAGAACCTAGTGTAATCACAGAAAATGATTCATTAGATTTTGCTACTAATACAAAAAATAATAGTGATGATAGTGATAAAAGAACTGTTGAAGTTCCTGTGACTACTCAAAGAAGGAAAAGACGATCAAAAAGAGAGAATGTTGTAGTAGAGCAAATGAATTGCACAGAAGAAAAACAAG cAGTGAGGGAAAATGGAAGACGGAAGAGACGAACAGCTAAAAATGCAGAAGAGATTATAAGAACAAAATTCCTTCATAGTGATGTAGAATCTAGTGATGATTCAGAAAAGTTTGTAGctataaattttaaaatgaatCAAGATGCACGTCCTTCATCGCCACCTTCATTAAAAAGGACCTGTTCTGATACTGATACTCCTGTTATGAATGGTGGTGTTAAGAAAATTAAAGCAAATTTTGAAGAACGATGTAATGAATTAAAAACACAAGAAAATAATTCTGACAACATTAAAAACCTTAACTATATTCATAAATTTTTCCAAAGAGACTTGAATGAAAAACTGCCAAAATTAAAACAGGAA GAATTAGAAGAACTTTTGATACAAAAAATTGTTGAAACGATTACTATGCGCGACGAAATTGGTAAACTAAGAGAACAAGCACGTATATCAGAAAAAAATCAAGAAGTAACGCGTGCAAAATGTCAACAATTAGCTAAACAAATTAAAGATTTTGAAATGGTATTAAACCGTAATGCGGCAGATCGGCGCGCGAGTAACGATAAATTCAGTCCACCAATTAAGATCAATAGATCTGTTGGATTACAAGTTAATTTTGTAACG gaTCATGTAATGCAAAATTTAAGGCAATTACAACAGAATTCTAATATGAAGTCTCTACATGTTTCAAGTAGTAATAATGCATCAAATACTTCTGTTAATGAAACAAATAATGCAACCAGTCCAAGGAGAGGAATTAAAACAAGATCACCCAGGAAAACTGAGCCAATAACTGGACAAACTTCTGTGGTGGCACAAAGTCATACTCAATCTCCAAACATTATGACTACTATCACTCCTGCAGCTTTGGTTGTTGCTAAACCCCTAGATTCACAGCACACTCTGACATTATCGAATCAGTCTAATGTTCAACAAATTATATCAAAT CAACAGATACAACCACAACAATCACagcaagctataattgtaaatGGAAAATTTCCGAATCAGATAAATCGTCAAGAATCCACTACAACAAACGTCGCAAAATCTCGTGCAAACGATCTTATTGATCTTACGGATGAAGAAGAGAAAAGTAAAg CTACTACTGGTGTACCAGTTGTAACAACTACAGTAAATGATCAACAAGTAAACTTAACACAAAAAACACAACAACCTTGCTTCCAAAGAGTAATTCAGACTATTCCTGGGAATGTAGCCATAACAAGTCAACCGCCTAGTATAAGAGTAGTACAACCTGCTAGTCAGCCAACACCTACTGCTTTAGTG AATAATATGAATGCGCCTCGATTAGCATATGTGATGCCAACAAGGCAATTATTAATAACACCAAATTCCAGTCCg ATACGGCCTGTGACTTCGTGTAGAGCTTCATTTCCAACTTTAACGTATAAAACGG GAATATCAACTATTGCAAATGGAACGGTTCGATTTTTGACGACTCCAGCTACTTCTAATGTACAGTTAAATAAG CATCCAGCACCCTTACCAGATACGCGTAATTATGCTGTAAATCCTCTTTGGAAACTTTCACCACCAGCTCCAtcattaaaaatttctaaaGTTGCACATG gAATAGTATTATCTTGGAATATGAATTTGTCGGACAAGTATGCAGATATTGTTAGTTACCAGTTGTATGCCTACCAGGAAATTGCTGGTGTTCCTCCTAACACGTCATTGTGGAAGAAAGTAGGTGATGTTCGAGCTTTACCACTACCTATGGCGTGCACACTTACGCAA TTTTCTGAAGGAAATAATTATCACTTCGCAGTTCGAGCAGTTGATATACATTCCCGAAAAGGACAGTATAGTATACCTGGAAACATTTCTTTATAA